The following is a genomic window from Microcoleus sp. FACHB-672.
CTCTGCTGTAGAGGAATTCATGCTTAATCTTAATGAGCGTGTATCAATTGGGATACCTGTTGGTCCAGCTCCTAGTATTATTCTTGCAGAAACAGCATTACTTGATGTCGATCAGTGGATTCAACAGAGAGGTTGTGACTATGTTCGTTATGTTGACGATTTCCGAATTTTCTCAAATTCGGAGTTAGAGCTAGAAACAATATTGCAAGATCTTGTTGGATATCTCTATAAGAACCACAGATTGACTCTATCCTCAGAGAAGACTTTTATTTTGCCTAGTGCAGAATTAATTGACCGCTATCTTGACTCATCTGATTCAAGAGAAAGAGCTGTTATACATGCAAATATTGCACAGTCTATAGCTAGTCAAACAAGTCTTGCTTTTCGGACAGCTTATGTAGAGAATCCCCCTTCATGGGATAAATTAACTTCTGAAGAGCGAAGTCAACTTTTAAACAGTATGATGGATAGTATCCTTGGGCACGATTCACTAGATCTTGGACTCGCTCGCCATCTTCTTCGACGTGCAAAACACGCAAGGCTTAGGGCTATTATTGCGCCCCTTCTTGATAATATCGAATTCTTTTCTCCTGTTTTTCGAGATGTATGCCTTTATCTTGATAGCGTAATGAATGAAGCTGCTATCAACAGAAATTTAGATCGCTTTGAAAAAATAATCGCTAAGCCCTCCATTATTACTAAAAGTTCTTTTTGCTCAATGTGGCTGAGATGGCTTATAACTCGGCATCAAGCTTACTCACAATCACAAGTAGTTCGAGATTTTGTAGTTGGAGAGTTAAAGCCTTTGCGTTTTCAAGCAGATTACGCTAGACTTTTTGCCCATGAAAGTTGGGTGAAGGAGCATCGATCTAACTGGCAGCAATTTGGAGCTTTAGATCGGTGGTCATTACTACTAGCTGCAAGCATATTGGGTGTGCGTGAACGTACAGTATGGATGAATCAAGTTTTGAGAAGTAGTGAAGATTTAATTGATCGTGCTATAGCTCGATATGTATTAAGCTTTAGATAATTCTCCAGTTCTTCCCTGCATCTCAAACCCGCAGTTCATGGCAGTGTGCCCCAATACTTGGCATTGGTCTTGAGTGAGGCAACCCTAAATTTTCGCCCTGCTGCAACCGTCTCAATAAAACACCTGTTTCTGTGCGTGCTTCTTGGCTAAAAGGAGGAGTTTTAACTTCCCCATGCAGCCACACTAACGGTTTATCTGTTTCGTCTATACACCCACCATTTATATCAGATATGATATATTTATTAATGCTTGGAGAGTCAAGTGTGACTGTTAGATTCATAGTTTGAATATAATTTAGTGATATCACCTCCTATCCTTCTACTTAGTCCTGTTGACAGGAAAGTTCTAGAATCGGCTGCTAACGCCAATTTGAAGTATCTGTATTTTTTCGCGTTGCAGATGCGAAAAGCCGGCAAAATTTTCAGAGATGATGCCGGCACGCTCAGGAATTTTCCTGAATAGAAAACGTAACTAATAATAGTCCGATTTAGGTTGTGGCATGGGCATTTCAAAGTTAGACGGGTCGTAGATATATCTAGCTGCCTCTTCTTCTAATCTGTGGATCAAATAAGGTTCAATTGCATTCGTGTGCCGGAGAGCAGCTAAATAGCCATCTAAATAAAGCCTCAGATCGCCGAAGCGGTAACCTTTATTCCACATTTCAACGAGAGCGTCGGTAAGTTTTTGATAGTGACGGATGGTTTGAGTATCTTGAAGCATGAGTCTGACCTCCGGATAGGTAAGTGAAAAAGGTTTAGGTTGGCCTGGTCAGCTGGGGCGAACGTACGGTTTTAACTTGATAGACGCAACCCCCCGCCACATTGTTCGGTATTGGGTTAACCCATTCCGGCTTTAACTGAATGTCTCGATCTGTTAGGTTCAAGGCGTCAGAAAATCGGTACGGGTTCTCTGTCGTTTTAGTCATTGCCGGCTCACTCATCAATGCCTCCGGTAAAGTGGCTGGCCAGAAAATATTCTTTCTATAGAATTCGTAGTCTAGCAGCAACAACCTAGCAGTTTCGTCTACTAAAAGGTTTAATTTTATATTTTTTAAGACCAAAATAGCCTCATGATAAAGGCTCAGCTGAGCGTTCGGTGAATTTTGCGATGCGTCTTTAAGCAGATGCCGCCGATAAGGGGCGTTCAGAATTGCGTTTTGGCGGGAGTTGCCGGCAGTCACAGCCAAACGAGAGTCCAGTGATGCGTCCTGGTGATCACGACCAGTGATCTTTCTGTAACTCGACGCTTCAGCCATGAAGTTTTTCAAAAGTGGTTCTTAAACTATTGTAACGGAATCTCCCGAAAGTCCTGCCCTAGGGTTGCCGGTCTTGAAAATTTTACGCAATCTTTACACGCTGACCCTTGGCTTCAGCCTTTTACCTCAAAAGGGAGTAGCAGTGGTTACAAAACCATGACAAATGCTTTGTTACTCTTAAAACCACCGACGTGAAGGTGAACTTCTGTGGTATTAGTTTCTATTCAAATCGTTGAGGGTAATCCTCACTTACGTTCCCTGTTAGGTTGGCACTTACAGCAAGTTGGGTATGCTGTACACCAATCCGCTGATATCCGTCATGCCAGGGATGTTTTTTTTAACC
Proteins encoded in this region:
- a CDS encoding RNA-directed DNA polymerase, with product MQLSKKSLEFARSHIQRFYTSDFFPSLDVLDALWADWDEVVKSLSGKPIQELGRLPLSMQAPKARGGYRVVHDPNPLDSLAYAAIAYTLAPYIDTRREKLGDRVFSYKLSVNERGDFFDEGHNGFQSYTSKSFELAKNFDYVLITDIAAFYNQIYLHRLQSAIELCDSRLATISSAVEEFMLNLNERVSIGIPVGPAPSIILAETALLDVDQWIQQRGCDYVRYVDDFRIFSNSELELETILQDLVGYLYKNHRLTLSSEKTFILPSAELIDRYLDSSDSRERAVIHANIAQSIASQTSLAFRTAYVENPPSWDKLTSEERSQLLNSMMDSILGHDSLDLGLARHLLRRAKHARLRAIIAPLLDNIEFFSPVFRDVCLYLDSVMNEAAINRNLDRFEKIIAKPSIITKSSFCSMWLRWLITRHQAYSQSQVVRDFVVGELKPLRFQADYARLFAHESWVKEHRSNWQQFGALDRWSLLLAASILGVRERTVWMNQVLRSSEDLIDRAIARYVLSFR
- a CDS encoding DUF6761 family protein, which encodes MLQDTQTIRHYQKLTDALVEMWNKGYRFGDLRLYLDGYLAALRHTNAIEPYLIHRLEEEAARYIYDPSNFEMPMPQPKSDYY